The sequence below is a genomic window from Paenibacillus silvisoli.
GTCGATGGCGTCAAGATCGTCGCGGGCGATGAGCTCGCGGAAATCGGTATACGTATGCGGTACGTGGAATTGCTCTGCCATCTTCTTCAGCTGCGTCTCATTGGTGTCGCATAGCGCGATCACTTCCGCGCCTTCGATCTTCTCGTACTTCTCCAAATGATCCTTGCCGATCAGCCCTGCGCCGATAATACCGATTCTGATCTTGCTCATGCCTCACGCACCTCCGCCTTCCGAGCTTGCATAAGCGCCCATGTGTTGCGGACGGACGCGAACTGCCACGCCACTTGCGCATATTCGTTTCTCGACGAGTGATGCTCAATGCCGATATGTCCTTGATAACCGGCCTCCTGCAGAAGGGTCAGCTTCTCCTCGCAATTCGGGACGACCCAAGCGGCCAAATGCGTGTGGAACGCGTACTTCGCGCACAAGCGGTCGCCGTTCTCCTTGTCTACATCCCAATTCTCCAAATGAAGCAGGATGCCGAAATTCGGATGATCGACCGCCTCATACAGCTTGCGAATATTTTCAGGGACCCGTGAACAGCCCCAATGGTTTTCCGGACCGACCATGAAGCCGTTCTCCGCCGCAAAGCTCGCGTATTCCTTATAGCGCTTAACCGTATAATCGAACTGCTCCGCGCTCATCTCGTTCTCGCGGCCGCCCATATCGATCCGCACCGTTTGCGCGCCCAGAATGACCGCGGCCCGTAAATTGGCCAATCCGTTCTGATAAAATTGCTCGCGCTTAACGGGGTCGACATCCCACACCTCCGCCGCATCCACGCAAAGGTTCGCTACGTACATGCCCTTCTCATCCAGTGCTTCCCGCAGCTTCCGCAAATAAGCCTCGTCGTAGCTTTCAAACATCATGTTCCAAATATCGGCCGAATCCAGGTGATACCGGTACTTTACCGTTTCGAAATAGCCAAAGAGGTCGATTTTGCCTTCGCTGTGCAGTCCGTGAAACGAATACGATGGAATG
It includes:
- a CDS encoding sugar phosphate isomerase/epimerase family protein, with amino-acid sequence MKIRYSIPSYSFHGLHSEGKIDLFGYFETVKYRYHLDSADIWNMMFESYDEAYLRKLREALDEKGMYVANLCVDAAEVWDVDPVKREQFYQNGLANLRAAVILGAQTVRIDMGGRENEMSAEQFDYTVKRYKEYASFAAENGFMVGPENHWGCSRVPENIRKLYEAVDHPNFGILLHLENWDVDKENGDRLCAKYAFHTHLAAWVVPNCEEKLTLLQEAGYQGHIGIEHHSSRNEYAQVAWQFASVRNTWALMQARKAEVREA